From the Nitrospirota bacterium genome, the window CGAAGGCGGGAATCCAGTCCTTTTAACCAATTTTTCAATATCTTTTTCTGGATTCCTGCTTCCGCAGGAATGACGCATTATTTCAAACATTTGCTGAATAGTTGCACTTTATTTTGTCTCATATGTATCCGAACTTATTCAGGATTCATTGGAAGACATTGTCTCTAAAGGTTTACTTTTGGCTTTTATTTCTGGCATGCTAACTAAATGAGGGTAATGGGCCTTGATGTAGGCGATAAATATATAGGGTTAGCTGTGAGTGACGCAATCGGCCTTACAGCTCATGGGCTTACCACTGTCGAGAGAGACAGCAGGTGTATAGGGAAATTAATAGAAATTATTGAAGAATATGAGGTTACATCCATTGTTGTCGGTATCCCGAAGATGCTTAACGGGTCTATAGGTGTCCAGGGAGAAAAGGTGTTAAAATTTATAGAAGAGCTTAAGGGGGCGATAGATTTGCCAATTTTTCAATGGGATGAAAGGCTGAGTACAGTAGCTGCCGAGAGGGTCCTCCTTGAAGCAGATTTGAGCAGAAAGAAGAGGAAAGGCCTCAGGGATAAAGTTGCTGCAATTATTATTCTGCAAAGCTATTTGGACAGCAGGCCTGCCGCGCTTCGCGAAGCGAGGCAGGGGGGGTCATAATGGGGCGACTTCGCAAGGTCGTATATATGATGTTCGCTCATAGGCTGAGGTTTGCTGTCATTAGCTTTTTGCTTGTTTTCTGCCTTATCGTTTATACAGGCCTTTTAAGGTCAGCCTCTTCCATAGGGCACTGGAAGGAAGTTAAAATTCCCAATGGGTCGACCTATCTGCAGGCACTGAATGTACTGGAAAAAGAGGGCCTTATCAGGAACAAGTTTATGCTCGTAATATTTGGAAAACTTACAGGCACTGAAAAGAAGATAAAGGCAGGTTATTATAACCTCAACCCTGATATGTCACCCCTTGAAATTTTTAATATTTTAAGAAATGGAAAAATTATTGAATATTCCATCACCATCCCAGAAGGGGCTACACTTGAGGAAATAATATTAAGGCTTGCAGAGAAGGGCTTTGCAGAAGATGATCTCTATCAGATTGTAAAGGCTGAAGATCTTCTCTATAACCTTGATGTTGATGCCCCCAGCCTTGAGGGTTATTTATATCCTGATACCTATAATCTTCCAAAAGGGATGAGACCTGAGGAAATTCTTAAGATGATGGTAGCGAGGTTAAGAAAAAACCTGAACCAGGACC encodes:
- the ruvX gene encoding Holliday junction resolvase RuvX, whose product is MRVMGLDVGDKYIGLAVSDAIGLTAHGLTTVERDSRCIGKLIEIIEEYEVTSIVVGIPKMLNGSIGVQGEKVLKFIEELKGAIDLPIFQWDERLSTVAAERVLLEADLSRKKRKGLRDKVAAIIILQSYLDSRPAALREARQGGS
- the mltG gene encoding endolytic transglycosylase MltG, coding for MGRLRKVVYMMFAHRLRFAVISFLLVFCLIVYTGLLRSASSIGHWKEVKIPNGSTYLQALNVLEKEGLIRNKFMLVIFGKLTGTEKKIKAGYYNLNPDMSPLEIFNILRNGKIIEYSITIPEGATLEEIILRLAEKGFAEDDLYQIVKAEDLLYNLDVDAPSLEGYLYPDTYNLPKGMRPEEILKMMVARLRKNLNQDLMERAKALGFSEREVLTLASIIEREAKFDEERSLISAVYHNRLRKNMPLQADPTAIYGVKKMGEKITKKDLKRYTPYNTYKIRGLPPGPIASPGIKSIRAALYPADVDYLYFVSQNDGSHFFSTELSEHANAVRTYQLNPGREKSRN